DNA sequence from the Pseudomonas fluorescens Q2-87 genome:
CGACGGGTATTCAGGCGCCGGGTTCTTCAGGTAGCCAGCGCTGGCCGACGGCGGGGTCAGCGGTTTCGGCGCGGGTGGTGCGGGAGGCGCCGGGGCCGCGACCGGTTGTGGCGGCGCGGGCGGCGCAGGCGGCTGTTCCACCGCCTTGGCAACCGGCTTGGGCGGTGGCTTGAGCACTGGTTTAGGCTTGGGAATGGGTTTGGGCGGCGGTGGCTTGACCGCCAACTCATCCTCGACCGGCGGCGGTGGCTCGGCCGCAGGCCGTGGAATCGGTGCCGGAGGTGGTGGTTCTACCACCGGTGGCGCAGGTTGGGAAAACTCGATGGTCATCGGCGGGACCTGCGGCGGCACCACCGGCAACAGTGGCGCTGGCGCCTGGTTGACCCAGACGATCACCGCACCATGCAGCACCAACGCGAACACCCCGAGCAAGACCCCTTCGCGGCGACTCAACACGCCCTTGGGCGTGGTGTGCAACCGCAGTGCACCCAGCGGCTCGCGAAAGGCCCGGCCAAGATCAAGCAGCTCACCGCCAGGCAGCGGGCGCCGGAAAACTTCCAGGGCCTGGGTGGCGCTCTGAACATTGCCCATTCATCGACTCCTTTGAATAACCCGATTGAACACGCGCCTGACGCGGGACTAACGCGTCGACGCCGACTGCGTCAGTGCCGCTGATCCGGGGGCAAACACCTGGTCGTCCATCAGCGCGTTGACATCGACACGGTGAGGAAAAATCTTTTTCTCCACGAACAAATCATCGACCTGCTGCAACGCCTGGACGTCTCGTGCCTCAACCGGGGCCAGCGATTCATCGCCCCAGCGGCGCAACGTTTGCGAAACCTCAAGGGGTACGTCGTTAGCCTTGGCGAAGACCTGGGCGTACTCCTCGGGATGGTCCTGCGCCCACTCGAAGGCCTTGGCAAAACGGCCGAGGACATCGCTCAGCGCCTTGCGCTTGAGCGGATCGCCCAAGGCCTCATCGGACGCTGTGATAAACGTCAGCCCCGAGTTGATGCCCTCGCCGCTGATCAATACCCGGGCGCCCTTCTGCTCGGCAAACGCTTGGTAGACGCCAAAGGTTGCCCAGGCTTCGATTTTCCCGGCATTGAACGCCGGCAAGGCATCGGTGGGCAGGACAAAACCCACCTTGACGTCCTGTTCCTCGACGCCAGCCTTCGCCAGGGCGCGAATCAGCAGGTATTGGGCGATGCTGCCCCGGGCCGATGAAACCACGACGTTGCGGCCTTTGAGGTCGGCGACGCTGCGAATCGGCGAGTCTGGCGGCACCAGGATTGCGATGCTTCGCGATTGGCCGCGCCGCACCGCGACAATGCGCAGCGGCGTACCGCCCGTGGCGGCCGCGAGTACCGGTGTATCACCGGCCGGCGCCAGGTCGACTGCACCGGCGCGCAGGGCCTCGAACAACGGCGCCGCGCCCTGGAAGTTCGCCCATTGCACCTTGTACTCGATGCCGTCCAGTGCCTTCGACGCTTCCACCACCGTGCGCAGGCCCTTGGCCTGGTCGCCCAGCACTAGCGTCACGCCGGACAAGTCCGCAGCCCCGGCGGACGGCGGTCGAGTGTCAGCGCTCTCGCCGCAACCACTGAGCAACAGCACGGCGCCGGCCAGCAGAACCGTGGCTTTCCAGAAATATACTGGCCTGCGGGAGGCCTTTATCGACCGATCAGCCATGGGCAAAACGCCGGACATTGGTGCTCGGCGCCTGACGCGCCGCGCCGGTTGCCTGAGCCGCCGGCTCGACCCGTTCAACCCCCAACAGCTCCAGCAGGCGCGTGCGAATCTGTTGGAAACCTTCCTGGCCGGTGTCCCGGGCCCTGGGCAGGTCGATCGTCAATTGTTCGGCAATCTTGCCGTTGGCCAGCACGATCACCCGATCGGCCAGCAGAATGGCTTCGTCCACGTCGTGGGTGACCAACAACACGGCGGGCGTATGCTTGCGCCACAAGTCGATGATCAGCCGATGCATGCGGATCCGTGTCAGCGCATCGAGGGCGGCGAACGGCTCGTCGAGCAGCAACAGCTTGGGTTCGCGCACCAGGCCCCGGGCCAGCGCTACCCGCTGGGCTTCGCCACCGGAGAGCGTCGCCGGGTAGGCTTCCAGCCGATGGGCCAGGCCCACCTCGGTCAGGGCTTCCACCGCGCGGAGCCTGGCGTCAGGAATGCGCAGGCCGAGGACGACATTCTTCCAGGCGCGCTTCCACGGCATCAGCCGGGGCTCCTGGAACACCGCAGCCCGAGCCTTGGGCACTCGCAACTGACCGCTGTCGATGCTGTCGAGCCCCGCCAGGCTGCGCAACAAGGTGGTCTTGCCCGAACCGCTGGCGCCCAGCAATGCGACAAATTCCCCCGGGGCTATATCCAGGTCCAGGCCGTCGATGACTCGTTGCTGGCCAAATTGACGCACCACATTGCGCAACTGCACAGGTGCTGCTGATTCCGTGGGTTTGGATGCATCCACGCGTTCGATGCTCGACATGTCAGTTCCTCACAAAAGTTGGGCGCCAGGCCAGGGCAAATCGCTCCAGCGTGCGGATCAGTCCATCGATCAACAGGCCGAGGATGCTGTAGATGAGCAGGCAGATCACAATCACGTCGGTGCGCATGAAGTCCCGCGCGTCACTGGCCAGGTAGCCGATGCCGGCGGTGGTGTTGATTTGCTCGACGAAGACCAGCGCCAGCCAGGAAATACCCAGGGAATAGCGCAGGCCAACAAAAAAGGAAGGCAAGGAACCCGGCAGGATCACATGCCAGATCAGCTCCCGGCGGCTCAGCCCCAGGGTGTTGGCCGCCTCGATCAGCTTGGGGTCGATATTGCGAATGCCGGCGAAAAGATTCAGGTACACCGGAAAGGTCGTGCCGATGACGATCAGGGCGATCTTGGTGAATTCGCCGATGCCGAACCAGAGGATGAACAGCGGTACCAGGGCCAGCGAAGGGATCGTGCGCAACATCTGCATCGGCGAATCGAGCACCACTTCGCCGCGTTTCGACAACCCACTGATCAGCGCCGCGACCACGCCAATCGTCACACCGATGCTCAATCCCACGAGCGCCCGTTGCAGCGAGACCAACAGATGTTTGCCGAGTTCTCCCGAGGCAATCATGGCCCACAGCGTCCCGCCGATCTGCGACGGCGCGGCGATGATCCGCTGCGGAATCAGGCCCCAGCGTGACGCCAGCTCCCACAGCAGCAGCAATACCAAGGGGCTGATCAACCGCAACAGCGCCTCGGGCGTGCGCCAATTGCGCAACCAGTCGGGGGCCAGCCGCGACAGTCCCTGGTGTGCTGCGCCGAGGCGAACGGCCTTATCGATGGAAAACGAGCTGCTGGTGCTCTGTGTCTGGAAAGTCTTGTCGGTCATCAGGCGTCCTTCCTCGTAAAGAACATGGCTGCAAACGCCATGCATCAGCTTCGGGATTCATGCTATTCGCATAAAAAACCGCAGTGAAATTCTTTTTAGGAATAACCTAATATGATTAAAAATCAGATATAGCGCATATCAGATAAATTATTTGCATAGTAAGACGCCTCAACCGGCGCGGACTGCAGCGGCTGCGGCCAACCACCTGCAAAATGCATATTGCTGATGCACTCAATGAATTTTGATTAATATTTTTCATAATTAACTTAGAACAAATCGGCATTTCACAGCCTTGCCTTGCTGCGCCTACCTTTCATCATCACGGACCGACCCCACGCGGTGGAGGCTTCAAATACGCCCGTTCAACGAAAAGGACCCCACCATGAGTATTGAATTCATCGGCTTCATCGGCGGCCACCACGCCTCGGAAATCCACCCTCGCAGCGGCCCTGTCCTCCAACCCGAATACGTCGAGCAAGTCGCCCGGGCTCATGAAGAGGCAGGGTTCGACCGGGCGCTGGTCGCGTTTCATTCCAACAGTCCGGACAGCACGTTGATCGCCTCTCACGCCGCCAGCGTGACGACCAACTTGAAGTTCCTGATTGCTCATCGGCCGGGATTTGCCGCCCCCACCCTGGCCGCCCGCCAGTTCGCCACGCTGGATGTGTTCAACGGCGGACGCACCGCCGTGCACATCATTACCGGCGGCGATGATCGCGAACTGCGCGCGGACGGCAGCCACATCGGCAAGGACGAGCGCTACGCGCGCACCGATGAATACCTCGATGTGGTGCGCCAGGAATGGACCCGCGAGCAACCTTTCGATTACCAGGGCAAGTACTACCAGGTCGACGGTGCTCACTCGCAGGTAAAGTCACCGCAACAGCCGCATATCCCGCTGTACTTCGGCGGCTCATCGGCGGCGGCCATCGCTGTAGCGGGCAAGCATGCGGACGTCTATGCCTTGTGGGGTGAAACCTACGAGCAGGTTCGCGATGTGGTGAACCAGGTTCGCGCCGAAGCCGCCAGGCATGGCCGCAGCATTCGCTTCAGCCTGTCGTTGCGACCGATCCTGGCGGACACCGAGGAACAAGCCTGGGATCGTGCCGAACGCATCCTGCAACAGGCCACTGCGCTGGCCGAACAGAATGGCTTCGTTCGCCGCGAGCCCCCGAACGAAGGCTCGCGACGCCTGCTGGCCGCCGCTGCCCAAGGTGCGCGCCTGGACAAGCGCCTGTGGACCGGCATTGCCAACCTGCTCGGTGCCCAAGGCAATTCAACCTCCCTGGTAGGCACCCCGGAACAAGTGGCGCACGCCCTGCTCGATTATTACGACCTGGGCATCACCACTTTCCTGATCCGCGGCTTCGACCCGCTCGAAGATGCCATCGACTATGGCAAGCGCCTCATCCCACTGACCCGCCAACTCGTCGCCGAACGCGAGCGCCAGGCCGCAGAAAAAGTCGCTTGAAACAGTAGGCTTTTTTGCTTGAGCGGCGTGTCAGGCCAAATGTGGGAGCGGGCTTGCCCGCGAAGGCGGCGGCACATTCGACAATTTGCAAGCTGACACACCGCTATCGCGAGCTTGCTCGCGAAGGCGGTCTGCCAGGCAAAGCTGCAAGCCCGATTAAAAGCTCAGTTCTTGTAGTCGACGTCGGTCCGTTCCAACTGCCGGATCAGTGCATTCCAATGCCGCGCCACCCCAGGCCCGTCACCGCTCTTGAGCGCTTCGGCCTGGGTTTCGACCTTGGCCACGACGTCCGCCGGGGGGAAGATCAGTTCGGCATTGCCGCCCGCCTGTGCCGCGATCTGGATATTGCAGGCGCGCTCCAGCCCTTGCAGCTGCTGGAAAGCGTGCTCGACGCTGACTCCCGCCGTCAGCAAACCGTGGTTGCGCAAGATCAACACGCTCTTGTCCCCCAGGTCCGCCACCAGCCGCTCACGCTCGTCGAGGTCCAGGGCGATGCCTTCGTAGCCGTGATAGGCGACCCGCCCGGAGAAGGCGATGGAATGCTGGGAAATCGGCAGCAGCCCATCGCGCTGGGCCGACACGGCGATGCCGTCACGGGTGTGGGTGTGCAGCACCGCTTGAAGGTCTGGACGGGCACCGTGGATGGCGCTGTGGATCACATAACCGGCGTAGTTGATGCCCAACCCCGTCGGGTCATCGACGAGGGTGCCGTCGATGTCGACCTTGACCAGGTTGGACGCGGTGATTTCATCGAACAGCAAGCCGAAGGCGTTAATAAGAAAATGCTCATCAGGCCCAGGCACCCGCGCGGAAAAATGCGTATAGATGTGATCGGTCCATTTGAACAAGGCTGCCAGCCGATAAGCGGCGGCCAGCTTCACCCGCACCTCCCATTCTTCGGGGCTGACACGCTGGCGAACATTTTTCGAAACGCTGGATAACGGGCTGACGCTACTCATGGCAAAACTTCCTGGATGGCCTTAAGGATCTCCAGGAAGCCTAGGGGAAGACAAAAAATAATAAAAAGCACATTTTAATCTAAGCTAATTATTATTTTTTTTATGATATGACCAGCTCACGCAGCGTTTTTGACTTTCTGCAGCGATCCGGCCACCCATTTGCCGAAGGCGTCCACCGGACCTTGCAGGTTGCCCAAAAAGTGCGGATAGATCAGCCACAGATCCATCACCGGCTTGAAATCCTTCAGCGGCATGGCCGCCAATTGTTCGCGGTGGACGCTGCGCTCCAGCAGCGGACGCGGCACCAGGCCGAGGCCCAGGCCATCGGCGACCAGGCCCAGCTGCAATTCGGTGCCGAAGGTTTCCAGGTTGACCCGCAACGCCAGGCCCTGGTCCGACAAGGTCCGCTGCAACCCGGCACGGAAACCGCAGCCATCCGGATTGAGGATCCAGCCATTCTGGTAGACATCGGCCAGCTTGCAGGGACGCTTGGGCAATTGTGCACTGGCGCACACCACCACCAGTTCCATCTTGCCGATCGACTCGCCGACGATGTTGTCCGGAAAAATCTTGCCTGCGGGAAACAACGCCGCCGCTGCGTCCAGTTCGCCACGCTCGATCTTGCCAACCAACTGGCTGCCCCAGCCCGTGACAACCTGGGCACGCAACTCGGGATACTCCACGCGCAAATGCTTGAGCGCATCGAGCAGCACCACATCACCGATCGTTTGCGGGACGCCCAGGCGCAACAGGCCGGTCGGCGGCGCGTCGGTGGCAACCAGCTCGCGCAGGGCGTCCATCTCTCGCAAGATCAGGCGACACTGTTCGTAGACCCGCGTACCGATCAACGTGGGCTTGAGCGGCTTGGTGTTGCGGTCGAACAATTCCACGCCCAACGCTTGCTCGAAGTTCTGCACGCGCCGCGTGATGGCCGGTTGCGTCAGCTGCAGCGTTTCGGCGGCATGGCTGATGGACTGGCAACGAATCACTTCGACAAAGGCGTCAATATCGTCAATTTTCATTTGGCCCGCACATAGAGAACAGTCAATAAGATGTTTGAAAAGCATAACGCGCTGCGAAAAAGCATAGTGCCATTGCGCATGCCTGGATAGCCCGGCACACCGATCGATAACCTCTAACTCTATGCACAAGCGTTCTAAATTCCTTTCAGCTATAACCTAATCATAAAAAAATAGCATATTAAGAAAAATCATTATGCTTAAATCCTGAAAACAGATATTCACCCCAACGACGGAATCGCCATGACCCAGGCCCGACACCCGGAGAGACTCAGAGCATTTATCGGCGCCCTGGCGGAGCTGATCGACGGAAACCCTCGCGAAGGCGACCTGCTGCATCGTGGTGGCAAGCTGCTCGCTCAATTGGTCAGCCATGACGATTGGCTGCCCGAGGATTTCGCTCGGCCAGATCCCGAGCACTATCAGCAATACCTGCTGCACGCCGACTCGCGGCAGCGTTTCAGCGTGGTCAGTTTTGTCTGGGGGCCGGGGCAACGTACGCCGATCCACGATCATCGGGTCTGGGGCTTGATCGGCATGTTGCGCGGCGCCGAACACTCCCAAGGCTTCGCCCGCCATCCCGACGGCACCCTGGCGCCTGAGGCCCCCCCCATACGGCTGGTGCCAGGCCAGGTCGAAGCAGTGTCTCCCAAGATCGGCGATATCCATCAGGTCAGCAATGCCTTCGATGACCGGGTTTCCATCAGCATCCATGTCTATGGCGCCAACATCGGCGCCGTCCGCCGGGCGGTGTACCAGCCCGACGGCAGCGAGAAACTGTTCATTTCCGGTTATTCCAACGCCTTCCTGCCCAATATCTGGGACCTGTCCAAAGAGAGCCAAGCCCTATGAGCACCGCACCTACCCGCTCTTACGCCGAGATTCGCCAGGCGTTGCTGAACCGTGAAGAACTGGCCCTTATCGACGTCCGTGAAGAGGCCCCTTTTGCCGAAGGGCATCCGCTGTTCGCCGCCAATATTTCGCTGTCCAAGCTCGAGCTGGAGGTGTATTCGCGCATCCCGAGGCGCGACACCCCGGTGACGGTCTATGACAACGGTGAAGGCCTGGCGGGCATCGCGGCGCAACGCTTGCAGGAACTGGGCTATAGCAATGCCAGTGTCCTCGAAGGCGGCCTTGAGGGTTGGCGCAAGGCCGGCGGCGAGTTGTTCATCGACGTCAATGTGCCAAGCAAGGCCTTTGGTGAGCTGGTGGAAAACCAGCGCCATACCCCGTCCCTGGCGGCGGAAGAAGTCCAGGCGTTGCTCGACGCCGAGGCCGACGTGGTGGTGCTCGACGCCCGGCGTTTCGACGAATACCAGACCATGAGCATTCCCGGTGGCATCAGCGTGCCTGGGGCGGAACTGGTGTTGCGTGCCCGCGAACTCGCCCCAGACCCGGCGACCCGCATCATCGTCAATTGCGCCGGGCGTACCCGCAGCATCATCGGCACCCAGTCGCTGATCAATGCGGGCATCGACAACCCGGTGGCGGCCCTGCGCAACGGCACCATTGGCTGGACCCTGGCCGGCCAGACCCTGGAGCACGGCCAGTCGCGCCGCTTTGCCGCCACCGACGAAGAACACCGAGACGTCGCCGCCCGCGATGCCCGCCGTGTCGCCGACAAGGCCCTGGTGGGGCGCGCCACCCTCGCCGACCTGCACCGTTGGCAGCAGGAACCGACACGCAGCACCTACCTGTTCGATGTGCGTACCCCGGAAGAATTCGAAGCCGGCCACCTGCCTGCCTCGCGCTCCACTCCCGGAGGGCAACTGGTGCAGGAAACCGATCATTTCGCCAGCGTGCGTGGCGCGCGCCTGGTACTGGTGGACGATGACGGCGTGCGCGCCAATATGTCCGCCTCCTGGCTCGCGCAACTGGGTTGGGAAGTGCATGTGCTGGATGACTTGCAGCCCGCACACTTCAGCGAACAGGGCACGTGGAAAGCGCCGGTGCCGGTACCGCCGCAAGCTGAGGAAATCAGCCCGGAAACCCTCGAACAGTGGCTGGCCGAAGGCGATACCGTGGTGCTGGATTTCACCGGCAGCGCCAATTACGTCAAGCGCCATATTCCCGGTGCGTGGTGGGTCCTGCGCGCTCAGTTGAGCGAGGCGTTGGCCAAGGTGCCGCCGGCCCAACGTTACGTGTTGACCTGCGGCAGCAGCCAATTGGCCCGGCTGGCGGTCCCCGAAGTCGAGGCACTGACCGGCAAGGACGTATTTCTCCTGCGCAACGGCACGGCCGCCTGGATCGCCACGCAACGACCACTGGAGCACGGCGAAACCCGCCTGGCCTCGCCGCGTATCGACCGTTATCGCCGACCTTACGAGGGCACCGACAGCCCACGGGAGGCCATGCAGGCCTACCTGGATTGGGAGTACGGACTGGTTGACCAGTTGGCCCGCGACGGCACCCATGGTTTTTTCGTGATCTGAACCCGACGGGGGTCGGTTGACCGGCCCCCGCCCACACCAGCCGACCCCTTCTCCAGGCGGAGGCGCTGAACGCAACACTCAGCCTGGAACCTCCGATGCGCCTGACTTTACCCCTGCTGTTGATCGCCCTCGCCTTTGGCCCGGCCCACGCCGCCGACTTGCAGCCGCTGCGAGTTGCCAATCAGAAATCCACCATCAAGGCCTTGCTGGAGGTTTCCGGCGAGCTCGAGGATGTGCCCTACGACATACAGTTTTCCGAGTTCCCCGCCGCCGCGCCGTTGGGCGAGGCGCTGAATGCCGGCGCCGTAGATCTCGGCGCCTTGGGCGATGCACCCTACGTGTTCGCCCTGGGCGCCGGCGCCTCGCTCAAGGTCGTCAGCATCATCCATGCTGAAGGACGCAACACCACGGCCATTCTGGTTCCCAAGGATTCGCCCATCAAGCAAGTCGCCGACCTCAAGGGCAAGCGTATCGTCACCACGCGCGGTTCCATCGGGCATTACCTGGCGATCAAGGCCCTGCGCAGCGCCGGCCTGAGCACCCAGGACGTGGAATTCGTCTTCCTGCTGCCCAGCGAATCCCGACTGGTGCTGGATAACGGCACCGCGGATGCCTGGTCCACCTGGGACCCCTTCACCACGGTCGTGACCGCCCAGAGCCAGGCGCGGGTGCTGGTCAGCGGCAGCAGCCTGCTGAGCAATCATCTTTACCTCGCCGCCACCAGCCAGGCCATCGCCGAAAAACGCCAGCAACTGGACGATTTTGTCGCCCGGGTCGACCGGGCCTTTCGCTGGAGCAACGAGCACCCCAACGAATACGCCGCCGCCCAGGCCCGGATCACCGGCCTGCCCCTGGCGGTTCACCTGAGCGTGGCCAATGCCACCCACATGCAACCCGTGGTGATTGACGACGCTGTCGTCAGCGGCCTCCAGGCGACCGCCGATATCTATCAGGAAGAAGGCTTGCTGACCCGCCGCATTGACGTCTCGCAAGGCTTCGACAAGAGCTTCAACACCCTGCGTGCCCCACTCGCCCAGGCCTCACGCTAAAGGAGCAGAACCATGAGCAAACAACGCCAACTGAAACTCGGTGCAATGGTCCACGGCGTCGGCCACGGCTGGGGCGAATGGCGCCATCCGCAGGCGCTGCCCAATGCCAGCACCCACTTCGGTTTCTACAAGCAACAGACGCAACTGGCCGAAGGCGCCAAGTTCGATTTCGTGTTCATCGCCGACAGCCTGCACATTCATGAAAAATCCAGTCCGCATTACCTCAACCGCTTCGAGCCGCTGACCGTTCTCTCGGCGTTGGCGGCAGTGACGTCGAACATCGGCCTGGTGGCGACGGTGACGGTCAGCTACACCGAGCCCTACCAAGTGGCGCGCCAGTTCGCTTCGCTGGACCATATCAGCGGTGGGCGAGCCGGTTGGAACGTGGTGACGTCGTGGCTCAGCGGCACCGCTGACAACTTCGGCAAGACCGAGCACCCGCCGCACGCCGTGCGCTATCGGATCGCCAAGGAACACGTGGAGGTGGTCAAGGGCTTGTGGGATTCCTGGGAAGACGACGCCTTCGCCTACGACAAGCAGACGGGTGAATTCTTCACCCCCGGCAAACTGCATGCCCTGGAGCACAAGGGCGAATTCTTCTCGGTGAAAGGCCCCCTTAACATCGCCCGCTCCCGCCAGGGCCAGCCGGTGATTTTCCAGGCCGGCACATCCGAGGACGGGCGCAACTTCGCCGCCGGGAATGCCGACGCCATTTTCGTCGGCGCCGAGGGCTTCGACGAAGCGCGCGCCTATTACCAGGACCTGAAAAAACGCGCCCAGGGCTTCGGGCGCGATCCTCAGGCGCTGTCGATCCTGCCCGGCATCCGCCCGATCGTCGGGCGCGATGAAGCGCAAGTCGAAGACCGCTACCAACAAGCGGTGGCACTGGTGAGCATCGAAGATGCCATCGTCGCCCTTGGCCGCCCCTTCAATGACCATGATTTCAGCCAATACCCGCTGGATGCGCCCTTCCCTGAACTGGGCGACCTGGGCGCCAACAGCCAGAAAGGCGGCTCGGACCGGATCAAGCAATTGGCCCGGGACGAAGGCCTGACCTTGCGCGAAGTCGCCCTGCGTTTCTCCCAGCCACGGCGAGACTTTGTCGGCACTCCCGAACAGGTGGCCGACGCCATTGAAGCCTGGTTCGAGAACGGCGCGGCCGATGGTTTCATCATCAACTCGCTACTGCCGGACGGCCTGCAATATTTCACCGAACTCGTGGTGCCTGTCCTGCAGCAGCGCGGATTGTTTCGCCGCGAATACAACGGCGATACGTTGCGCGACAACCTTGGCCTGCCAGTGCCCGCCAACCGTTACGCACAGTCCCGGGCCAGCGAACCGACCCGCGAGGCCGTGGCATGAGCGAGCGCCCGACCATGATCAAAAACCTTACGGCAGGGCCATTCAATCGTCGCGATTTCCTTACGGCCAGTTCCATCGCCCTGGGCGCGTTGGGGCTGTCTGCCCTGGGGCTCTCCCCACGTGCCTTCGCCCAAGACAAAGGCCTTTCTGAGCTGACGTTGGGTGTCGCAACCTACCGGGGCCAGGACTCTTATTTCGTCGACGAAGCCGGCACCGGCAATACACCCTACAAAGTCGAATATGCCGAGTTCGCGGGCGGCAACCTGATCGTCGAAGCGCTGGCCTCGGGCGGCCTGGACGTGGGCGGCATGAGCGAAATACCGCCGATTTTTTCCATCCAGAGCCACCGCCAGCCGCGCCTGATCGCGGTGCTACAGGGTGACGTGAACAACCAGGTGATTCTGATTCCCAAGGATTCCGCCCTCGAATCGATCGGGCAACTGCGCGGCAAGCGCGTCGGCTATGTGCGCTCCACCACGTCCCACTACTTTCTGATCAAGGCCTTGAAGGAACAAGGCCTGACCATGAACGACATCACGGCGGTGGCACTCACCCCCCAGGATGGCTTCACCGCCTTCCAGAGCGGCCAGCTCGATGCATGGGTGATCTACGGCGTATTCATCCAGTTGGCGAAGTTCCGCAGCGGCGCCCGGGTATTGAAAACCGCCCTGGGCTACCTCTCGGGCAACTACCTGATCGCCGCCAGGCCTGCCGCCCTGGAAGACCCACTGCGCAAGCAGGCGATCCAGGACTATATCCAGCGGCAGGCGCGCACCCTGGAATGGATCAACAACAACCCCGAACCCTGGGCTGCCAAGTCGGCGCAGTTGCTGGGCGTGGATAAAGCCGTGTTCCTGGACATGTACAACAACCGCAGCCAGCCGTGGAAAGTCGTCGAAGTCAGCGACCAGGCCATCGCCTCGCAACAGGAGGTCGCCGACCTGTTCTTCAACGCCGGCGTGCTGAGCGAACGCCTCGACGTGAGTCCGCTGTGGGACCGCAATTTCCGCCTGTTGCCAATATGAGCCCTGCCTCTGATGCCTCACCCCAAGGGCCGCATCTGGTTCTCACCCTTTTGATCGAGTGAACGCACCATGAGTCTTCCTTCTCCACGTCCACCCTCGCTGCAATCGGTTGATGCAGCCGATTTCGACACGTTGCTCGAACGCGTAAGCCAGCAACTGGCTGCTACGGCGCACATCTATGACGAGACCGGCGCCTTTCCCCAGGACAATTTCAGACTGCTGCATAAGCATGACCTGCTGGCCCTGACGGTGCCCAAGGCATTGGGCGGTGGCGGCGCGAGCCTGGTGCAGGCGCGCAAGGTGATCAGTGCGGTCGCCAAGGGCGAGCCTTCCACTGCATTGATTCTGGTGATGCAGTACCTTCAGCATTCGCGCCTGCAGGATAATCGGAACTGGCCCGAGGCATTGCGCTTGCGCGTGGCCCAGGATGCCGTGCGCGAAGGCGCGCTGATCAATGCCCTGCGTGTCGAGCCCGACCTGGGCACTCCGGCCCGTGGCGGGCTGCCGGCGACCATCGCCAGGCGCACCTCCGAAGGCTGGCGCATCAGCGGGCGCAAGATTTACTCCACCGGCAGCCACGGCCTGACCTGGTTCAGCGTCTGGGCACGCAGCACCGACGAAGATCCGTTGGTGGGGGCTTGGCTGGTCCACAAGGACAC
Encoded proteins:
- a CDS encoding energy transducer TonB, translated to MGNVQSATQALEVFRRPLPGGELLDLGRAFREPLGALRLHTTPKGVLSRREGVLLGVFALVLHGAVIVWVNQAPAPLLPVVPPQVPPMTIEFSQPAPPVVEPPPPAPIPRPAAEPPPPVEDELAVKPPPPKPIPKPKPVLKPPPKPVAKAVEQPPAPPAPPQPVAAPAPPAPPAPKPLTPPSASAGYLKNPAPEYPSLAMRRGWEGTVLLRVHVLASGKPGEIQIQKSSGRDQLDDAALAAVKRWSFVPAKQGDVAQDGWVSVPIDFKIK
- a CDS encoding ABC transporter substrate-binding protein, whose amino-acid sequence is MADRSIKASRRPVYFWKATVLLAGAVLLLSGCGESADTRPPSAGAADLSGVTLVLGDQAKGLRTVVEASKALDGIEYKVQWANFQGAAPLFEALRAGAVDLAPAGDTPVLAAATGGTPLRIVAVRRGQSRSIAILVPPDSPIRSVADLKGRNVVVSSARGSIAQYLLIRALAKAGVEEQDVKVGFVLPTDALPAFNAGKIEAWATFGVYQAFAEQKGARVLISGEGINSGLTFITASDEALGDPLKRKALSDVLGRFAKAFEWAQDHPEEYAQVFAKANDVPLEVSQTLRRWGDESLAPVEARDVQALQQVDDLFVEKKIFPHRVDVNALMDDQVFAPGSAALTQSASTR
- a CDS encoding ABC transporter ATP-binding protein; this encodes MSSIERVDASKPTESAAPVQLRNVVRQFGQQRVIDGLDLDIAPGEFVALLGASGSGKTTLLRSLAGLDSIDSGQLRVPKARAAVFQEPRLMPWKRAWKNVVLGLRIPDARLRAVEALTEVGLAHRLEAYPATLSGGEAQRVALARGLVREPKLLLLDEPFAALDALTRIRMHRLIIDLWRKHTPAVLLVTHDVDEAILLADRVIVLANGKIAEQLTIDLPRARDTGQEGFQQIRTRLLELLGVERVEPAAQATGAARQAPSTNVRRFAHG
- a CDS encoding ABC transporter permease — its product is MTDKTFQTQSTSSSFSIDKAVRLGAAHQGLSRLAPDWLRNWRTPEALLRLISPLVLLLLWELASRWGLIPQRIIAAPSQIGGTLWAMIASGELGKHLLVSLQRALVGLSIGVTIGVVAALISGLSKRGEVVLDSPMQMLRTIPSLALVPLFILWFGIGEFTKIALIVIGTTFPVYLNLFAGIRNIDPKLIEAANTLGLSRRELIWHVILPGSLPSFFVGLRYSLGISWLALVFVEQINTTAGIGYLASDARDFMRTDVIVICLLIYSILGLLIDGLIRTLERFALAWRPTFVRN
- a CDS encoding LLM class flavin-dependent oxidoreductase → MSIEFIGFIGGHHASEIHPRSGPVLQPEYVEQVARAHEEAGFDRALVAFHSNSPDSTLIASHAASVTTNLKFLIAHRPGFAAPTLAARQFATLDVFNGGRTAVHIITGGDDRELRADGSHIGKDERYARTDEYLDVVRQEWTREQPFDYQGKYYQVDGAHSQVKSPQQPHIPLYFGGSSAAAIAVAGKHADVYALWGETYEQVRDVVNQVRAEAARHGRSIRFSLSLRPILADTEEQAWDRAERILQQATALAEQNGFVRREPPNEGSRRLLAAAAQGARLDKRLWTGIANLLGAQGNSTSLVGTPEQVAHALLDYYDLGITTFLIRGFDPLEDAIDYGKRLIPLTRQLVAERERQAAEKVA
- a CDS encoding class II aldolase/adducin family protein, with the translated sequence MSSVSPLSSVSKNVRQRVSPEEWEVRVKLAAAYRLAALFKWTDHIYTHFSARVPGPDEHFLINAFGLLFDEITASNLVKVDIDGTLVDDPTGLGINYAGYVIHSAIHGARPDLQAVLHTHTRDGIAVSAQRDGLLPISQHSIAFSGRVAYHGYEGIALDLDERERLVADLGDKSVLILRNHGLLTAGVSVEHAFQQLQGLERACNIQIAAQAGGNAELIFPPADVVAKVETQAEALKSGDGPGVARHWNALIRQLERTDVDYKN
- a CDS encoding LysR family transcriptional regulator, whose product is MKIDDIDAFVEVIRCQSISHAAETLQLTQPAITRRVQNFEQALGVELFDRNTKPLKPTLIGTRVYEQCRLILREMDALRELVATDAPPTGLLRLGVPQTIGDVVLLDALKHLRVEYPELRAQVVTGWGSQLVGKIERGELDAAAALFPAGKIFPDNIVGESIGKMELVVVCASAQLPKRPCKLADVYQNGWILNPDGCGFRAGLQRTLSDQGLALRVNLETFGTELQLGLVADGLGLGLVPRPLLERSVHREQLAAMPLKDFKPVMDLWLIYPHFLGNLQGPVDAFGKWVAGSLQKVKNAA
- a CDS encoding cysteine dioxygenase; translation: MTQARHPERLRAFIGALAELIDGNPREGDLLHRGGKLLAQLVSHDDWLPEDFARPDPEHYQQYLLHADSRQRFSVVSFVWGPGQRTPIHDHRVWGLIGMLRGAEHSQGFARHPDGTLAPEAPPIRLVPGQVEAVSPKIGDIHQVSNAFDDRVSISIHVYGANIGAVRRAVYQPDGSEKLFISGYSNAFLPNIWDLSKESQAL